From Streptomyces sp. GSL17-111, one genomic window encodes:
- a CDS encoding DUF6758 family protein — protein MRGEPSCPKCGGRVRAPGLFADTWQCDVHGTVHPLQPVIPPSVDALGVVVNRTRVPVWMPWPLPVGWLFTGVASAGDDRSGGRATAVACSGPCPLGGPGELLLIAEELGVGLGARYAGIPGPDPGPHLTVSGPPQAKVMAAGRPTPLWHVAGTPADRAVFAGEACGLWLWAVAWPDQSGLLLYDELVLTDLRQAGAEVDLVPCGALSPRILG, from the coding sequence ATGAGGGGCGAACCCAGTTGCCCGAAATGCGGTGGCCGGGTCAGGGCACCCGGTCTCTTCGCCGACACCTGGCAGTGCGACGTGCACGGCACCGTGCACCCGCTCCAGCCGGTGATCCCGCCCAGCGTGGACGCGCTCGGCGTGGTGGTGAACAGGACGCGGGTGCCGGTGTGGATGCCCTGGCCCCTCCCCGTCGGCTGGCTGTTCACCGGGGTCGCCAGCGCGGGTGACGACCGCAGCGGTGGCCGCGCGACGGCCGTCGCCTGCTCCGGCCCCTGCCCGCTGGGCGGTCCGGGTGAGCTCCTCCTGATCGCCGAGGAACTGGGCGTCGGCCTCGGTGCCCGGTACGCCGGCATTCCCGGGCCCGACCCCGGTCCGCACCTGACCGTCTCCGGGCCGCCGCAGGCCAAGGTCATGGCCGCCGGGCGGCCCACCCCGCTGTGGCACGTGGCGGGCACCCCGGCGGACCGCGCGGTGTTCGCCGGTGAGGCCTGCGGGCTGTGGCTGTGGGCCGTGGCCTGGCCCGACCAGTCCGGGCTGCTGCTCTACGACGAACTCGTCCTGACCGACCTGCGTCAGGCCGGGGCCGAGGTGGACCTCGTCCCCTGCGGCGCGCTGTCGCCGCGCATCCTCGGCTGA
- a CDS encoding suppressor of fused domain protein, which yields MTDLLELVEARLRSALGAPDARAAVTFLGTDRIEVLRFVDPEGAPGPDGPADGGAAGVVRYVTLGMSAAPMSDPTAALADPERGPRSELLLSVRPGGADTDKVLRPLAVLAASPQVEGVVVAPGASLDVGEPLWPGAPFTSVLVAESGGMVEDLELDAPREPVRFLPLLPMTPTEAAWKRVHGAQALQERWLSHGTDLRDPFRAAVPLTG from the coding sequence ATGACAGATCTTCTCGAACTGGTCGAGGCCCGCCTGCGTTCCGCGCTCGGCGCACCGGACGCCCGGGCCGCGGTCACCTTCCTCGGCACCGACCGGATCGAGGTCCTCCGCTTTGTCGACCCGGAGGGCGCGCCCGGCCCCGACGGCCCGGCCGACGGCGGAGCCGCCGGAGTGGTCCGCTACGTCACCCTCGGCATGTCCGCGGCCCCCATGAGCGACCCGACGGCCGCGCTCGCCGACCCCGAGCGCGGGCCGCGCTCCGAGCTGCTGCTCTCCGTGCGCCCCGGCGGTGCGGACACCGACAAGGTGCTCCGCCCGCTCGCCGTGCTCGCCGCCTCCCCCCAGGTGGAGGGCGTCGTCGTGGCCCCGGGGGCCTCGCTCGACGTCGGCGAGCCGCTGTGGCCGGGGGCGCCGTTCACCTCCGTCCTGGTGGCCGAGTCGGGCGGCATGGTCGAGGACCTGGAGCTCGACGCGCCCCGGGAGCCGGTCCGCTTCCTGCCGCTGCTGCCCATGACGCCGACCGAGGCGGCGTGGAAGCGGGTGCACGGGGCCCAGGCCCTCCAGGAGCGCTGGCTCTCCCACGGCACGGATCTGCGCGACCCCTTCCGGGCGGCGGTACCCCTGACCGGGTGA